One genomic window of Micromonospora sp. WMMD1128 includes the following:
- a CDS encoding ABC transporter ATP-binding protein, which translates to MDQQLAISVRGLRKTYGDNVAVAGVDLDVHRGEVFALLGPNGAGKTTTVEILEGYRHRDAGEVRVLGVDPASPDATWRAKVGIVLQGTGEFDELTVGEVVRHFSGFYPDADDPAKVVERVGLGAKAKARTHTLSGGQKRRLDVALGIVGRPELLFLDEPTTGFDPEARREFWELIRDLSAAGTTIVLTTHYLDEAEALADRVGVIAAGRVIEVAPPNALGNRQESLATVSWRTPDGLAESAETATPTALVAELAARFGGEVPGLAVRRPTLEDVYLRMIGH; encoded by the coding sequence GGCGACAACGTCGCGGTGGCCGGGGTGGACCTGGACGTCCACCGGGGAGAGGTGTTCGCCCTGCTCGGCCCGAACGGCGCGGGCAAGACCACCACGGTGGAGATCCTGGAGGGCTACCGGCACCGCGACGCCGGCGAGGTCCGGGTGCTCGGCGTCGACCCGGCTTCACCGGACGCCACCTGGCGCGCGAAGGTCGGCATCGTGCTCCAGGGCACCGGCGAGTTCGACGAGCTGACCGTCGGCGAGGTGGTCCGGCACTTCTCCGGCTTCTATCCGGACGCCGACGACCCGGCCAAGGTGGTCGAGCGGGTCGGGCTGGGCGCCAAGGCCAAGGCCCGTACGCACACGCTCTCCGGCGGGCAGAAGCGCCGCCTGGACGTGGCTTTGGGCATCGTCGGCCGCCCCGAGCTGCTCTTCCTCGACGAGCCGACCACCGGCTTCGACCCGGAGGCCCGGCGCGAGTTCTGGGAGCTGATCCGGGACCTCTCCGCCGCCGGCACCACGATCGTGCTCACCACGCACTACCTGGACGAGGCCGAGGCGCTCGCCGACCGGGTCGGCGTGATCGCCGCCGGGCGGGTGATCGAGGTCGCGCCGCCGAACGCGCTGGGCAATCGGCAGGAGTCGCTGGCGACCGTCTCCTGGCGTACCCCGGACGGGCTGGCCGAGTCGGCGGAGACCGCGACGCCGACGGCGCTGGTGGCCGAGCTGGCCGCGCGGTTCGGCGGCGAGGTGCCCGGCCTGGCCGTGCGCCGGCCCACCCTGGAAGACGTCTACCTGCGGATGATCGGACACTGA